In a genomic window of Piliocolobus tephrosceles isolate RC106 chromosome 1, ASM277652v3, whole genome shotgun sequence:
- the LOC111543962 gene encoding LOW QUALITY PROTEIN: olfactory receptor 10J3 (The sequence of the model RefSeq protein was modified relative to this genomic sequence to represent the inferred CDS: inserted 2 bases in 2 codons): MPHMLSGLLNPHHPIATHSCATQLFFYLTFGINNCFLLTVMGYDRYVAICNPLRYSVIMSKRACIQLASVSLGIGLXMAIVQVTSVLGLPFXICLVISHFFCDVRPLLRLACTDTTVNEIINFIASVCVFVLPMGLVFISYVLMISTILTIASAEGRKKAFDTCASHLTLVIIHYGCASFIYLKPNSQSSLGQDRLIAVTYTVITPLLNTIVYSLRNKEVKDALCRAMGQKPLSP; this comes from the exons ATGCCCCATATGCTTTCTGGTCTCTTGAATCCTCACCATCCCATCGCCACCCACAGCTGTGCCACTCAGCTCTTCTTCTATCTCACCTTTGGCATCAACAACTGCTTCCTGCTCACAGTCATGGGATATGACCGCTATGTGGCCATCTGCAACCCCCTAAGGTATTCAGTCATCATGAGTAAAAGGGCCTGTATCCAACTGGCCTCTGTGTCACTGGGGATTGGCC GCATGGCCATTGTCCAAGTAACGTCTGTGCTTGGCCTGCCAT TGATATGCCTTGTCATCTCCCACTTCTTCTGTGATGTGAGACCCCTGCTGAGGCTGGCCTGCACAGACACCACTGTCAATGAGATCATCAACTTTATTGCCAGTGTCTGTGTCTTTGTCCTACCTATGGGCCTGGTCTTTATCTCCTATGTCCTCATGATCTCCACCATTCTTACGATTGCCTCAGCTGAAGGTCGGAAGAAGGCCTTTGACACCTGCGCCTCCCACCTCACACTGGTCATCATCCACTATGGCTGTGCCTCCTTCATCTACCTGAAGCCTAACTCCCAGAGTTCCCTGGGACAGGACAGACTCATCGCAGTGACCTACACTGTCATCACTCCCCTACTGAACACTATTGTGTACAGCCTGAGGAACAAGGAGGTCAAAGATGCTCTGTGCAGAGCCATGGGGCAAAAGCCCCTGTCTCCTTAA